In a genomic window of Zingiber officinale cultivar Zhangliang chromosome 9B, Zo_v1.1, whole genome shotgun sequence:
- the LOC122025082 gene encoding probable methyltransferase PMT26 translates to MAFGKNPLMDSRRPSSSWLSHWSTMAPVFFIALCLIGVWMMSSTTIVPVDESLEDKLEMKQLVTDTDPKTYQDSSGDVPDEAARRDADANMKDLTVEPKSESSEEQNMIDKADENPEETTKNDDFDKDNEGKKDGDSNQTSEGGETIKEGDVNAEEAAQEATGSDREKNAAQQTYSDENGKTEGGEMVKESESKEQSFQSTTVSEQGKIAEQDPMDQDRNSENSSDFASNGEVKSNDGAGESKEEKNADQKFTQVSRNGKSSSSDDQISDESKGDDQNKGGQESDEASSEQQSKGDLSDEVLLPNGAQSELLNESNSQNGAWSTQAAESKNEKQTQEASKEGKTMYSWKLCNVTAGTDYIPCLDNEEAIKSLKTTKHYEHRERHCPGDPPTCLVPLPEGYKQSIQWPHSRNKIWYHNVPHTSLAEVKGHQNWIKVSGEYLTFPGGGTQFINGALHYIDFIQKSVPGIAWGKHSRVALDVGCGVASFGGFLFDRDVLTMSLAPKDEHEAQVQFALERGIPAISSVMGTKRLSFPGMVFDVVHCARCRVPWEIEGGKLLLELNRLLRPGGYFVWSATPVYQDLPEDVEIWEAMTELTKGMCWDMINKTMDKINQVGMAIYRKPMNNECYDKRSQSNPPLCPDSDDPNAAWNIPLQACMHKLPVDPALRGPRWPQPWPQRLDKAPYWLNDSQIGVYGKPTPKDFTEDTEHWKYVVKNSYLKGMGVDWSIVRNVMDMRAVYGGFAAALREVKKEVNAWVMNVVSIDSPDTLPIIYERGLIGIYHDWCESFSTYPRSYDLLHADHLFSKLKKRCKLLPVISEVDRMLRPQGKLIVRDTAEVIGEVESMARSLNYKVVKMASLSGDNEGILCVQKTMWRPKEVETTSASST, encoded by the exons ATGGCATTCGGGAAGAACCCCTTAATGGATTCTAGGAGGCCATCGTCATCATGGTTATCGCATTGGTCGACAATGGCCCCTGTCTTTTTCATTGCTCTTTGCTTGATCGGTGTTTGGATGATGTCTTCAACGACTATAGTCCCCGTCGATGAGTCCTTGGAAGACAAATTAGAGATGAAGCAACTGGTTACCGATACTGATCCTAAGACATACCAAGACAGTTCAGGAGATGTTCCTGATGAAGCAGCGAGAAGAGATGCTGACGCTAACATGAAGGATTTGACGGTTGAACCAAAATCTGAGTCATCGGAGGAGCAGAATATGATTGACAAGGCGGACGAAAACCCAGAGGAAACAACTAAGAATGATGATTTCGACAAGGATAATGAGGGCAAGAAGGATGGAGATTCAAACCAGACATCGGAGGGTGGAGAAACCATTAAAGAAGGAGACGTGAACGCAGAAGAGGCTGCGCAGGAAGCTACAGGTAGTGATCGTGAGAAGAACGCAGCCCAGCAGACGTAcagtgatgagaatggaaaaACGGAGGGTGGAGAAATGGTTAAAGAAAGCGAGAGCAAGGAACAGAGTTTTCAATCGACCACGGTGAGTGAACAGGGAAAAATTGCAGAACAGGATCCCATGGACCAAGATAGAAACTCAGAGAATAGTTCAGATTTTGCAAGCAATGGAGAGGTGAAAAGCAATGACGGGGCTGGCGAGAGTAAGGAGGAAAAGAATGCCGACCAGAAGTTTACTCAGGTGTCAAGAAATGGGAAAAGTAGTAGTTCGGATGATCAGATTTCAGATGAAAGCaaaggagatgaccaaaataAAGGTGGACAAGAGTCCGATGAGGCCTCCTCAGAACAGCAAAGCAAAGGTGACCTTTCTGATGAGGTGTTGCTACCTAACGGAGCTCAGTCGGAGCTTCTAAATGAGAGCAACAGCCAAAATGGGGCTTGGTCTACACAAGCAGCAGAGTCAAAGAATGAGAAACAAACGCAAGAAGCTTCGAAAGAAGGCAAGACCATGTACAGCTGGAAACTCTGTAATGTTACTGCTGGAACTGACTACATTCCTTGCCTTGACAATGAGGAAGCCATTAAGAGTCTCAAAACCACCAAACACTATGAGCATCGAGAAAGGCATTGCCCTGGGGATCCTCCGACGTGCCTTGTTCCTCTTCCGGAAGGATACAAACAATCAATTCAATGGCCACATAGCAGGAACAAG ATATGGTACCACAACGTTCCTCATACCTCACTAGCAGAAGTAAAGGGCCATCAAAATTGGATTAAAGTGTCAGGAGAATATCTAACTTTTCCTGGCGGAGGAACACAGTTCATAAACGGAGCATTGCACTATATTGATTTCATTCAGAAG TCTGTACCTGGCATAGCTTGGGGAAAGCATAGTCGGGTGGCATTGGATGTTGGTTGCGGAGTGGCTAGCTTCGGGGGGTTTCTGTTCGACAGAGATGTGCTTACCATGTCACTTGCCCCCAAAGATGAGCATGAAGCTCAAGTGCAGTTTGCTCTTGAAAGAGGAATCCCAGCTATATCATCTGTCATGGGCACCAAAAGACTCTCCTTCCCGGGAATGGTCTTCGACGTTGTTCATTGCGCTCGCTGCAGGGTTCCTTGGGAAATAGAAG GCGGGAAGCTTTTATTGGAGTTAAACCGGTTATTGCGCCCTGGTGGCTACTTTGTTTGGTCTGCTACGCCAGTTTATCAAGATCTTCCTGAAGATGTTGAGATCTGGGAAG CCATGACAGAATTGACAAAGGGCATGTGTTGGGATATGATTAACAAGACCATGGATAAAATCAACCAAGTCGGTATGGCGATATATAGAAAGCCTATGAACAATGAATGCTACGATAAAAGAAGCCAGAGCAATCCTCCCCTCTGTCCAGATTCTGATGACCCAAATGCAGCCTG GAACATTCCCTTGCAAGCATGCATGCACAAGCTGCCTGTAGATCCTGCTCTTCGAGGGCCACGGTGGCCGCAGCCATGGCCACAGAGATTGGACAAGGCACCGTACTGGCTGAATGACTCGCAGATTGGAGTTTACGGGAAACCTACCCCGAAGGATTTCACAGAAGATACTGAGcattggaaatatgttgtaaaGAACTCGTATCTGAAGGGAATGGGCGTTGACTGGTCCATCGTGAGGAATGTCATGGACATGAGAGCCGTATACGGAGG GTTTGCTGCAGCTCTGCGAGAGGTAAAAAAAGAGGTGAATGCTTGGGTCATGAATGTCGTCTCTATCGATTCACCGGACACTCTTCCGATCATATACGAGCGTGGACTCATTGGAATTTATCACGACTGGTGTGAATCTTTCAGCACCTACCCGAGATCATATGATCTGCTCCATGCGGATCATCTATTCTCCAAACTGAAGAAGAG GTGCAAGTTATTGCCGGTTATATCTGAAGTGGATCGCATGCTGAGGCCACAAGGCAAGCTCATTGTAAGAGACACCGCAGAGGTAATTGGTGAAGTTGAGAGCATGGCCAGATCACTCAACTATAAAGTAGTCAAAATGGCTTCTTTAAGTGGGGACAATGAAGGAATCTTGTGCGTCCAGAAGACAATGTGGAGGCCTAAAGAAGTCGAGACCACTTCGGCATCATCCACTTAG